A genomic window from Flavobacteriales bacterium includes:
- a CDS encoding glutamate--tRNA ligase encodes MRLRFAPSPTGPLHMGGVRTALYNYLLCKKHHGKFILRIEDTDQARFVEGAESHIIKSLSWCGILPDESPENPGAFGPYRQSERSEIYQKEIAGLIEKGLAYYAFDTSEELDQMRTRLESEKSASRQYDAITRMTMRNSLTLDDATVKELLEKKTPHVIRIKLPGEGKLIFSDLVRGTIEVDLASLDDKVLFKSDGLPTYHFANVVDDYYMQISHVIRGEEWLPSAPLHWILYDYLGWSDKRPEFAHLPLILKPDGKGKLSKRDCDRLGLPVFAVAWKDPVTGEVSDGYAEKGYLPETFLNMLAMLGWNPGTEQEYFTLTEMIEAFSLDRVGKSGSRFDMAKVNWFQEQHFRKLPDHEILELVRPLLKDHNITAEDGFVLHVIALMKDRIAFPGDIISQGAFFFQRPASYDEITIRKKWKPESKEILEQWIAVYENLPADNPTVLEESYKKMLEAKGYAIGLGMISLRLVLTGIGGGPSLFDLMALLGREEIVHRIQTGISQIHAEV; translated from the coding sequence ATGCGTCTTAGATTTGCTCCCAGTCCCACAGGTCCTCTTCACATGGGTGGGGTACGAACGGCGCTATACAATTACCTGCTTTGCAAAAAGCATCATGGAAAATTCATTCTTCGCATTGAAGATACCGACCAGGCGCGGTTTGTTGAAGGGGCAGAATCACATATCATAAAATCCCTGTCGTGGTGTGGAATACTTCCGGATGAAAGCCCGGAAAATCCCGGTGCGTTTGGGCCTTATCGTCAATCTGAACGCAGCGAAATCTATCAAAAGGAAATTGCAGGATTAATCGAGAAAGGACTCGCATACTACGCTTTTGATACCTCCGAAGAGCTTGATCAAATGAGGACCCGACTGGAGTCTGAGAAAAGTGCTTCAAGGCAGTACGACGCTATTACCAGGATGACCATGCGTAACAGCTTAACTTTGGATGACGCCACAGTTAAGGAACTGCTTGAAAAAAAGACACCTCATGTCATCAGAATAAAGCTCCCCGGAGAAGGTAAGCTGATATTTTCCGACCTGGTCAGGGGAACGATTGAAGTGGACCTGGCAAGCCTTGATGACAAGGTTCTGTTCAAATCAGATGGGTTGCCCACTTACCATTTTGCGAATGTGGTAGACGATTATTACATGCAGATCAGCCATGTGATCCGTGGTGAAGAATGGTTGCCTTCCGCACCTTTACATTGGATACTTTACGATTACCTGGGGTGGTCGGATAAAAGGCCGGAATTTGCACATTTGCCGCTTATCCTAAAGCCGGATGGAAAGGGAAAACTCAGCAAGAGAGATTGTGATCGCTTGGGATTGCCCGTATTTGCGGTAGCATGGAAAGATCCGGTGACCGGGGAGGTTTCCGATGGATATGCGGAAAAAGGATATTTGCCGGAAACATTTTTAAATATGCTTGCCATGCTTGGCTGGAATCCGGGCACGGAGCAGGAATATTTCACCTTGACCGAGATGATTGAAGCTTTTAGCCTGGATAGGGTAGGCAAATCCGGATCGCGATTTGATATGGCCAAGGTAAATTGGTTCCAGGAACAACACTTTCGTAAACTGCCAGACCACGAAATATTGGAACTGGTGCGTCCTTTGTTGAAAGACCATAACATCACTGCCGAGGATGGTTTTGTGCTTCATGTGATTGCGCTTATGAAGGACCGCATCGCTTTTCCTGGTGACATTATTTCTCAGGGAGCGTTCTTTTTTCAGCGGCCCGCGTCGTATGATGAAATTACCATCCGTAAAAAGTGGAAACCTGAGTCCAAAGAAATTCTGGAGCAATGGATAGCGGTGTACGAAAATCTACCCGCTGACAACCCGACAGTTCTGGAAGAATCATATAAAAAAATGCTTGAGGCCAAAGGGTATGCCATAGGTTTGGGCATGATCAGCCTGAGGTTGGTGTTAACCGGTATAGGAGGGGGACCTTCCCTTTTCGATCTGATGGCATTGTTAGGTAGGGAAGAAATTGTTCATCGGATTCAGACCGGGATTTCGCAAATTCATGCAGAGGTTTAG